A region from the Streptomyces lydicus genome encodes:
- a CDS encoding multicopper oxidase family protein, which translates to MRTHSRRALLGAGLAAAGSGLLPACATGRTGSGPHSGMDGMNGMAPSTAPDGRPPSGYVSPHGPEVAEAERRRGAGPLRRFALTAGISRFDLGGRTVETWAYSDALPGKIMRVDAGDRIALTLTNHLPQSTTLHWHGLTVRNDMDGVPGVTQRSIRPGGTFDYHFAVTTPGTHWVHPHSGLQLDRGLYAPLIVDDPREALSYDKEWIVLLDDWVDGVDGSTPEDVLKQLHGGVDRGPMSHGETEMGHPRSSGRAARGAVVPSDGPSRMLKGARSRLLGHDAGDVDHPYHLVNGRTSRDPRTFRAKPGDRIRIRFINAGSETAYRVALGDHRMTVTHTDGLPVEHAETDALLIGMAERYDVLVTAGDGVFPLTVLAEGKGRSALGLLRTGGGEAPGPSARPRSLYGRIMTADRLSAAESVRSLSRRPDRTIEMTLTGTMEKYDWAINGSPYTPSQRYPVEAGERVRIIFRNHTRMWHPMHLHGHTFNLPNGGPRKDTTILLPGRRVDVDFHADNPGLWMVHCHNIYHSESGMMTILGYRKKHRQ; encoded by the coding sequence ATGCGTACGCACTCCCGCCGCGCCCTGCTCGGCGCAGGTCTCGCCGCCGCCGGCAGCGGCCTGCTGCCCGCCTGCGCCACCGGCAGGACCGGCTCCGGCCCGCACTCCGGTATGGACGGAATGAACGGCATGGCCCCGTCCACCGCTCCGGACGGCCGCCCCCCGTCCGGCTATGTGTCCCCGCACGGCCCGGAGGTCGCCGAGGCCGAGCGCAGGCGGGGTGCGGGCCCGTTGCGCCGCTTCGCGCTGACCGCCGGGATCAGCCGGTTCGACCTGGGCGGCCGTACCGTCGAGACCTGGGCGTACAGCGATGCGCTGCCCGGCAAGATCATGCGCGTGGACGCGGGCGACCGGATCGCGCTGACCCTCACCAACCACCTTCCGCAGTCCACGACGCTGCACTGGCACGGGCTGACGGTGCGCAACGACATGGACGGCGTCCCCGGGGTGACCCAGCGCTCCATCCGGCCAGGCGGCACGTTCGACTACCACTTCGCGGTCACCACCCCCGGCACCCACTGGGTGCATCCGCACTCCGGTCTCCAGCTGGACCGCGGGCTGTACGCGCCCCTGATCGTCGACGACCCCAGGGAAGCGCTCTCCTACGACAAGGAGTGGATCGTCCTGCTGGACGACTGGGTCGACGGGGTCGACGGCAGCACACCCGAAGACGTGCTCAAGCAGTTGCACGGGGGCGTGGACCGCGGGCCCATGAGCCACGGCGAGACGGAGATGGGCCACCCGCGGAGCAGCGGCCGCGCAGCCCGCGGCGCGGTCGTCCCCTCCGACGGCCCGTCGCGGATGCTCAAGGGCGCCCGGAGCAGGCTGCTCGGCCATGACGCGGGGGACGTGGACCACCCCTACCACCTCGTCAACGGCCGCACCTCCCGTGACCCGCGGACCTTCCGCGCCAAGCCCGGCGACCGCATCCGGATCCGCTTCATCAACGCGGGCAGCGAGACCGCCTATCGCGTCGCACTCGGCGACCACCGGATGACCGTGACGCACACCGACGGCCTGCCCGTCGAGCACGCCGAGACCGATGCGCTGCTCATCGGGATGGCCGAGCGCTACGACGTCCTGGTCACGGCCGGGGACGGCGTCTTCCCGCTCACCGTGCTCGCCGAGGGCAAGGGGCGCTCCGCGCTGGGCCTGCTGCGCACCGGGGGCGGCGAGGCGCCCGGCCCGTCCGCCCGGCCCAGGAGCCTGTACGGCAGGATCATGACGGCGGACCGGCTCAGCGCGGCCGAGTCGGTGCGGTCCCTGTCGCGCCGCCCCGACCGCACCATCGAGATGACCCTCACCGGGACCATGGAGAAGTACGACTGGGCGATCAACGGGAGCCCGTACACGCCCTCGCAGCGGTATCCCGTCGAGGCCGGTGAGCGGGTCCGGATCATCTTCCGCAACCACACCAGGATGTGGCACCCCATGCATCTGCACGGGCACACCTTCAACCTGCCCAACGGCGGGCCCCGCAAGGACACCACGATCCTGCTGCCCGGCCGCAGGGTGGACGTCGATTTCCACGCCGACAACCCCGGTCTGTGGATGGTCCACTGCCACAACATCTACCACTCGGAGTCCGGGATGATGACGATCCTCGGCTACCGCAAGAAGCACAGGCAGTAA
- a CDS encoding WXG100 family type VII secretion target: MTVTDAYAWVNREIEKLPDIPEIHQNEEHGIDAGLDDAIRWFLDKVGLMDKLEEVTGMPTQLTAAAQEWRAQAAALHKVADGLRQAARPLPDSWAGDASDGFGRGMGKIVEAIDGTAKEMGETAHILSQAAAESKFAEDAIVEIIREAIEWAAVTLAAMVVTDILTLGLATVVDGLVAEAEVAVFLGRVERVSAKLATTLRKLMEAVKKFKAGKKSWAAFKEARVAAGALRKSGGAFGEGAYRTRDWWAHHLVTGQIAGHGSKPLIGSVTGLTGDFAGPATQAAEHFGKEALSGDGPKEPKPYHVPKGSIEDTFG; the protein is encoded by the coding sequence ATGACGGTCACCGACGCCTACGCCTGGGTCAACAGGGAGATCGAGAAGCTCCCGGACATCCCGGAGATCCACCAGAACGAGGAGCACGGCATCGATGCCGGGCTCGACGACGCCATCCGGTGGTTCCTGGACAAGGTCGGGCTGATGGACAAGCTCGAAGAGGTCACCGGCATGCCGACGCAGCTCACCGCCGCCGCTCAGGAGTGGCGCGCACAGGCCGCGGCACTGCACAAGGTGGCGGACGGACTCCGGCAGGCCGCCCGCCCGCTGCCCGACAGCTGGGCGGGCGATGCCTCGGACGGCTTCGGGCGCGGTATGGGCAAGATCGTCGAGGCGATCGACGGCACGGCCAAGGAGATGGGCGAGACGGCGCACATCCTCAGTCAGGCCGCCGCGGAGTCCAAGTTCGCCGAGGACGCCATCGTCGAGATCATCCGTGAGGCGATCGAGTGGGCGGCGGTGACACTGGCCGCGATGGTGGTCACCGACATCCTGACGCTCGGGCTGGCCACGGTGGTGGACGGGCTGGTGGCGGAGGCGGAGGTGGCCGTCTTCCTGGGCCGGGTGGAGCGGGTCTCCGCCAAACTGGCCACGACGCTTCGCAAACTGATGGAAGCCGTCAAGAAGTTCAAGGCCGGGAAGAAGTCCTGGGCGGCGTTCAAGGAGGCACGCGTGGCCGCCGGCGCCCTGCGCAAGTCGGGCGGCGCCTTCGGCGAGGGCGCCTACCGCACCAGGGACTGGTGGGCCCACCACCTCGTGACCGGCCAGATCGCCGGCCACGGCTCGAAGCCGCTCATCGGCTCCGTCACCGGCCTCACCGGGGATTTCGCGGGGCCCGCCACACAAGCGGCCGAGCACTTCGGCAAGGAGGCTCTGAGCGGCGACGGTCCGAAGGAGCCGAAGCCCTACCACGTCCCCAAGGGCAGCATCGAGGACACCTTCGGATGA
- a CDS encoding NAD+ synthase translates to MPQLRLALNQTDSCVGALDRNAETILRWTRHAADQGAHLVAFPEMALTGYPVEDLALRPSFVEASREALRTLAGRLASQGMGDLPVIVGYLDRGAQAKPRYGRPAGAPQNAAAVLYRGEVALAFAKHHLPNYGVFDEFRYFVPGDTLPVVRVHGVDVALAICEDLWQDGGRVPAARSAGAGLLVSVNASPYERDKDDTRLELVRRRAREAGCTTAYLAMIGGQDELVFDGDSIVVDKEGTVIARAPQFAEGCVLVDLDLPAAAPVPPSGVLDDGLRVDHRVLSPDPLPPYPPETPGGEAERLTDLEEIYTALVVGLRAYAAKNGFGSVVLGLSGGIDSALVATLACDALGAEHVHAVAMPSRYSSEHSLSDAAELASRTGLAFRTVPIGPMFDAYMAALPLTGLAEENLQSRLRGTTLMALSNQEGHLVLAPGNKSELACGYSTLYGDSVGGYGPIKDVYKSVVYQLARWRNQAAADRGRIPPIPENTLTKPPSAELRPGQVDTDSLPDYDILDRILELYVDHDRGREEIVAQGFDEALVTRVLRMVDHAEYKRRQYPPGPKISAKGFGKDRRLPITNHWREGS, encoded by the coding sequence GTGCCTCAACTTCGTCTCGCCCTCAACCAGACCGACAGCTGTGTCGGCGCCCTCGACCGGAACGCCGAGACGATCCTGCGCTGGACCCGGCACGCCGCCGACCAGGGCGCGCACCTCGTCGCCTTCCCCGAGATGGCGCTGACCGGCTATCCCGTCGAGGACCTGGCGCTGCGCCCCTCGTTCGTCGAGGCGAGCCGCGAGGCGCTGCGGACGCTGGCCGGCCGGCTGGCGTCGCAGGGCATGGGTGACCTCCCGGTGATCGTCGGCTATCTCGACCGCGGCGCACAGGCGAAGCCGCGCTACGGCCGGCCCGCGGGCGCCCCGCAGAACGCCGCCGCCGTGCTGTACCGCGGCGAGGTCGCGCTGGCCTTCGCCAAGCACCACCTTCCCAACTACGGCGTCTTCGACGAGTTCCGCTACTTCGTCCCCGGCGACACGCTGCCCGTCGTGCGGGTGCACGGGGTGGATGTCGCGCTCGCCATCTGCGAGGACCTGTGGCAGGACGGCGGACGGGTGCCGGCGGCGCGCAGCGCGGGCGCCGGGCTCCTGGTGTCGGTCAACGCCTCGCCCTACGAGCGGGACAAGGACGACACCCGGCTGGAGCTGGTCCGCAGGCGGGCCCGGGAGGCCGGCTGCACCACCGCCTATCTGGCGATGATCGGCGGGCAGGACGAGCTGGTCTTCGACGGCGACTCGATCGTCGTCGACAAGGAGGGCACGGTGATCGCGCGGGCACCGCAGTTCGCGGAGGGCTGTGTGCTGGTCGACCTGGACCTGCCCGCCGCGGCGCCGGTGCCCCCGTCGGGCGTGCTGGACGACGGGCTGCGCGTCGACCACCGCGTCCTGTCGCCCGACCCGCTGCCGCCCTACCCGCCCGAGACGCCCGGCGGCGAGGCCGAACGCCTCACGGATCTGGAGGAGATCTACACCGCGCTGGTCGTCGGCCTGCGCGCCTATGCCGCCAAGAACGGCTTCGGCAGTGTGGTGCTCGGCCTGTCCGGCGGCATCGACTCGGCGCTGGTCGCCACGCTCGCCTGCGACGCCCTGGGGGCGGAGCATGTGCACGCCGTGGCGATGCCCTCCCGCTACTCGTCGGAGCACTCCCTCAGCGACGCCGCCGAACTCGCGAGCCGTACGGGCCTGGCCTTCCGTACGGTGCCGATCGGCCCGATGTTCGACGCCTATATGGCGGCGCTGCCGCTGACCGGGCTGGCCGAGGAGAATCTGCAGTCACGGCTGCGGGGCACCACCTTGATGGCCCTCTCCAACCAGGAGGGCCACCTGGTCCTCGCCCCCGGCAACAAGTCCGAGCTGGCCTGCGGCTATTCGACCCTCTACGGCGATTCGGTGGGCGGTTACGGCCCGATCAAGGACGTCTACAAGTCGGTCGTCTACCAGTTGGCCCGCTGGCGCAACCAGGCCGCCGCCGACCGCGGCCGGATCCCGCCGATCCCGGAGAACACCCTCACCAAGCCTCCGAGCGCCGAGCTGCGCCCCGGCCAGGTCGACACCGACTCGCTGCCCGACTACGACATCCTGGACCGCATCCTGGAGCTCTACGTCGACCACGACCGCGGCCGGGAGGAGATCGTCGCCCAGGGCTTCGACGAGGCCCTGGTGACGCGGGTCCTGCGGATGGTCGACCACGCCGAGTACAAGCGCCGCCAGTACCCGCCCGGCCCCAAGATCTCCGCGAAGGGCTTCGGCAAGGACCGGCGGCTGCCCATCACCAACCACTGGCGGGAGGGGAGCTGA
- a CDS encoding LacI family DNA-binding transcriptional regulator, whose product MTARLSDIAAQAGVSEATVSRVLNGKPGVSATTRQSVLAALDVLGYERPVRLRQRSAGLVGLITPELDNPIFPAFAQVIGQALTRQGYTPVLATQTPGGSTEDELTEMLVDRGVAGIIFVSGLHADTSADMQRYEQLRGQGVPFVLINGFSDKVQAPFVSPDDRAAVDLAVTHLGALGHRRIGLALGPQRFVPVQRKIEGFVRAMQERLQTGPAETEPFIQHSLYTLEGGQAAAGALIERGATALVCASDMMALGAIRAARQRGLDVPREISVVGFDDSPLIAFTDPPLTTIRQPVTAMGQAAVRALLEEIGGTPAPHSEFVFHPELVVRGSTASAPKPAARIPRPLRTP is encoded by the coding sequence ATGACCGCCCGGCTCTCCGATATCGCAGCACAGGCGGGTGTCAGCGAAGCCACCGTCAGCCGGGTCCTCAACGGGAAGCCCGGCGTCTCCGCCACCACCCGCCAGTCCGTGCTCGCCGCCCTCGACGTGCTGGGCTACGAGCGTCCGGTGCGGCTGCGGCAGCGCAGCGCGGGCCTGGTCGGGCTGATCACCCCGGAGCTGGACAACCCGATCTTCCCGGCCTTCGCGCAGGTCATCGGGCAGGCGCTGACCCGCCAGGGCTACACTCCGGTCCTCGCGACGCAGACGCCGGGCGGCTCCACGGAGGACGAGCTGACCGAGATGCTGGTCGACCGCGGGGTGGCCGGCATCATCTTCGTCTCCGGGCTGCACGCCGACACCTCCGCCGATATGCAGCGCTACGAGCAGCTGCGCGGCCAGGGCGTGCCGTTCGTCCTCATCAACGGCTTCTCCGACAAGGTGCAGGCGCCCTTCGTCTCCCCCGACGACCGGGCCGCGGTGGATCTCGCGGTCACCCACCTCGGCGCGCTCGGCCACCGGCGGATCGGGCTGGCGCTCGGCCCCCAGCGCTTCGTGCCCGTGCAGCGCAAGATCGAGGGCTTTGTGCGCGCCATGCAGGAACGGCTGCAGACCGGCCCGGCCGAGACCGAGCCGTTCATCCAGCACTCCCTCTACACACTGGAGGGCGGCCAGGCCGCGGCGGGCGCGCTGATCGAGCGGGGCGCCACGGCCCTCGTCTGCGCCAGCGACATGATGGCGCTCGGCGCGATCCGGGCGGCCCGGCAGCGCGGGCTCGACGTCCCGCGCGAGATCTCCGTGGTCGGCTTCGACGACTCCCCGCTCATCGCCTTCACCGATCCGCCGCTGACCACGATCCGGCAGCCGGTCACGGCCATGGGGCAGGCGGCCGTGCGCGCGCTGCTGGAGGAGATCGGCGGCACCCCGGCCCCGCACAGCGAGTTCGTCTTCCACCCCGAGCTGGTGGTACGCGGCTCGACCGCCTCGGCCCCGAAGCCGGCCGCCCGGATCCCTAGGCCGCTGCGGACTCCTTGA
- a CDS encoding bifunctional [glutamine synthetase] adenylyltransferase/[glutamine synthetase]-adenylyl-L-tyrosine phosphorylase yields the protein MALPAPQGRRSSTYTRLLRHGFTDPSAAGALLDAPELASVRDDSVLLEALGATADPDLALHSLVRLVEAQEADEQQTLLSTIVAAKPLRDRLLGVLGASEALADHLVRHPRDWQSLVTYESVDLHPTTPEFELALAEGIWGGQNAERPRADALRTAYRRSLLGIAARDVCGTTDVAEAAAELADLATATVRAALEVSYEEAPGDAAVCRLAVIGMGKCGGRELNYVSDVDVIFVAEAKEGVDEAQALQAATRLAARMMRLCSDNTVEGTIWPVDANLRPEGRNGPLVRTLTSHLAYYQRWAKTWEFQALLKARPMAGDLQLGQEYVDALAPMVWEVAERENFVADVRQMRRRVVENIPAAQVERELKLGPGGLRDVEFAVQLLQLVHGRSDATLRSATTLDALAALAAGGYVGRQDAAALDAAYRFLRTLEHRIQLFRMRRTHLMPEDEGEQRRLARSLGLRTEPVDTLRKEWKWHAREVRRLHEKLFYRPLLDAVATLEPGETRLSARAAGHRLEALGYADPVAALRHLEALASGVTRKAAIQRTLLPVLLAWFADSADPDAGLLNFRKVSDALGKTPWYLRLLRDEGAAAENLARVLSAGRLAPDLLLRAPEAVALLGAPDGLQPRGRAALEQEVLAAVGRADGAEAAVAAARGVRRRELFRTAAADVIGAYGTEFSPADTDHGRSVDAVGSAVSDLNAATLAGALRAAVRQQWGDTLPTRFTVIGMGRFGGRELSYGSDADVLFVHEPREGADEQEAAKAAHAVANEMRRLLELPSSDPPLPIDADLRPEGRSGPLVRTLASYAAYYRRWSLVWESQALLRAEPVAGDAELGERFIELIDPLRYPAEGLGDDAVREIRKLKARMEAERLPRGADPTTHAKLGRGGLSDVEWTVQLLQMQHGWEVPGLRTTRTREALAAAHAAGLIGTEDAQTLDEAWVLAARVRNAVMVVRARPGDTFPVDGRELAAVGRYLGYEEGHIGEMIDDYRRVTRRARGVVEQLFYGA from the coding sequence ATGGCACTTCCCGCTCCGCAGGGCCGGCGGAGCAGCACCTACACCCGGCTGCTGAGGCACGGTTTCACCGACCCCTCGGCGGCCGGGGCGCTGCTGGACGCCCCCGAACTCGCCTCCGTACGTGATGACTCGGTGCTGCTCGAAGCCCTGGGCGCCACCGCCGACCCGGACCTGGCACTGCACAGCCTGGTCCGGCTGGTGGAGGCACAGGAAGCGGACGAGCAGCAGACGCTGCTGAGCACCATCGTGGCGGCGAAACCGCTGCGCGACCGGCTGCTGGGGGTGCTGGGCGCCTCCGAGGCGCTTGCCGACCATCTCGTCAGGCACCCCCGCGACTGGCAGTCGCTGGTCACCTACGAATCGGTCGACCTGCACCCCACCACCCCCGAGTTCGAGCTGGCGCTCGCCGAGGGCATCTGGGGCGGGCAGAACGCCGAACGGCCGCGCGCCGACGCGCTGCGCACCGCCTACCGCCGCTCCCTGCTGGGCATTGCCGCCCGCGATGTGTGCGGCACGACCGATGTCGCCGAGGCCGCGGCCGAGCTGGCGGACCTGGCCACCGCCACGGTCCGGGCCGCCCTGGAGGTCAGCTACGAGGAGGCGCCCGGCGACGCCGCGGTGTGCCGGCTGGCCGTCATCGGCATGGGCAAGTGCGGCGGCCGGGAGCTGAACTACGTCTCGGACGTCGATGTCATCTTCGTCGCCGAGGCCAAGGAGGGCGTGGACGAGGCCCAGGCGCTGCAGGCCGCGACCCGGCTCGCCGCCCGGATGATGCGCCTGTGCTCGGACAACACCGTCGAGGGCACCATCTGGCCGGTGGACGCCAACCTGCGCCCCGAGGGCCGCAACGGACCACTGGTGCGCACCCTGACCAGCCACCTCGCCTACTACCAGCGCTGGGCCAAGACCTGGGAGTTCCAGGCGCTGCTCAAGGCCCGCCCGATGGCCGGTGACCTGCAGCTCGGCCAGGAGTACGTGGACGCGCTGGCGCCGATGGTGTGGGAGGTCGCCGAGCGGGAGAACTTCGTCGCCGATGTGCGCCAGATGCGCCGCCGGGTCGTCGAGAACATCCCCGCGGCCCAGGTCGAGCGCGAACTCAAGCTCGGCCCCGGCGGCCTGCGCGACGTCGAATTCGCCGTCCAGCTCCTGCAGTTGGTGCACGGCCGCAGCGATGCCACGCTGCGCAGCGCCACCACCCTCGACGCCCTGGCGGCACTGGCCGCCGGCGGCTACGTCGGACGCCAGGACGCCGCGGCCCTGGACGCCGCCTACCGCTTCCTGCGCACGCTGGAGCACCGCATCCAGCTCTTCCGGATGCGCCGCACCCATCTGATGCCCGAGGACGAGGGCGAACAGCGGCGCCTGGCACGCTCGCTGGGCCTGCGGACCGAACCGGTCGACACCCTCCGCAAGGAGTGGAAGTGGCACGCCAGGGAAGTGCGCCGGCTGCACGAAAAGCTCTTCTACCGTCCGCTGCTCGATGCCGTCGCCACCCTGGAGCCCGGCGAGACCCGGCTCTCCGCCCGGGCCGCAGGACACCGCCTCGAAGCGCTCGGCTACGCCGACCCGGTGGCCGCGCTGCGGCACCTGGAGGCACTGGCCTCCGGCGTGACCCGCAAGGCCGCCATCCAGCGCACCCTGCTGCCGGTGCTGCTGGCCTGGTTCGCCGACTCCGCCGACCCGGACGCCGGACTGCTCAACTTCCGCAAGGTCTCCGACGCCCTCGGCAAGACGCCCTGGTACCTGCGGCTGCTGCGCGACGAGGGCGCGGCCGCCGAAAACCTCGCCCGGGTGCTCTCCGCCGGCCGCCTCGCCCCCGACCTGCTGCTGCGCGCCCCCGAGGCGGTCGCGCTGCTCGGCGCCCCCGACGGGCTGCAGCCACGCGGCCGGGCCGCGCTGGAACAGGAGGTGCTGGCCGCCGTCGGCCGTGCGGACGGCGCGGAAGCGGCGGTCGCGGCGGCCCGCGGAGTGCGCCGCAGAGAGCTGTTCCGCACGGCCGCCGCGGACGTCATCGGCGCGTACGGCACCGAATTCAGCCCCGCGGACACCGACCACGGCCGCTCCGTCGACGCCGTCGGCTCCGCGGTCTCCGACCTCAACGCCGCCACCCTCGCCGGCGCCCTGCGCGCCGCGGTCCGCCAGCAGTGGGGCGACACCCTGCCCACCCGCTTCACGGTGATCGGCATGGGCCGCTTCGGCGGCCGCGAGCTGAGCTACGGCTCGGACGCCGACGTCCTCTTCGTCCACGAGCCGCGCGAGGGCGCCGACGAACAGGAGGCCGCCAAGGCCGCCCACGCCGTCGCCAACGAGATGCGCCGGCTGCTCGAACTCCCCTCCTCCGACCCGCCGTTGCCCATTGACGCCGACCTGCGCCCGGAGGGCAGGTCGGGCCCGCTGGTACGGACCCTCGCCTCGTACGCGGCCTACTACCGGCGCTGGTCGCTGGTGTGGGAGTCGCAGGCCCTGCTGCGCGCCGAACCGGTCGCGGGCGACGCCGAACTGGGGGAGCGGTTCATCGAGCTGATCGACCCGCTGCGCTATCCGGCCGAGGGCCTGGGCGACGACGCGGTCCGCGAGATCCGCAAGCTCAAGGCCCGGATGGAGGCCGAGCGGCTGCCCCGCGGCGCCGACCCCACCACCCACGCCAAGCTCGGCCGCGGCGGCCTCAGCGACGTCGAATGGACGGTCCAACTCCTCCAGATGCAGCACGGCTGGGAAGTCCCCGGCCTGCGCACCACCCGCACCCGCGAGGCACTGGCGGCCGCCCACGCCGCCGGCTTGATCGGCACCGAGGACGCCCAGACCCTCGACGAGGCCTGGGTCCTCGCGGCCCGCGTACGCAACGCCGTCATGGTCGTCCGCGCCCGCCCCGGCGACACCTTCCCCGTCGACGGCCGCGAGTTGGCGGCCGTAGGACGCTACCTGGGCTACGAGGAAGGCCACATCGGCGAGATGATCGACGACTACCGCCGAGTGACGAGGCGGGCGCGGGGCGTCGTGGAACAGCTGTTTTACGGGGCGTAG
- the glnA gene encoding type I glutamate--ammonia ligase produces MDKQQEFVLRTLEERDIRFVRLWFTDVLGFLKSVAVAPAELEQAFDEGIGFDGSAIEGFARVYESDMIAKPDPGTFQILPWRAEAPGTARMFCDILMPDGSPSYADPRYVLKRILAKTSDLGFTFYTHPEIEFFLLKDKPVDGQRPTPGDSSGYFDHTPQNVGMDFRRQAITMLESMGISVEFSHHEGAPGQQEIDLRYADALSTADNIMTFRLVMKQVALEQGVQATFMPKPFSEYPGSGMHTHLSLFEGDRNAFHESGSEYQLSKVGRSFIAGLLRHAGEISAVTNQWVNSYKRIWGGANRTAGAGGEAPSYICWGHNNRSALIRVPMYKPGKMGSTRVEVRSIDSGANPYLTYAVLLAAGLKGIEEGYELPAGADDDVWALSDSERRAMGIEPLPQNLGEAIELMERSELVAETLGEHVFDFFLRNKKQEWEEYRSEVTAFELRKMLPVL; encoded by the coding sequence ATGGACAAGCAGCAGGAGTTTGTGCTCCGAACGCTCGAGGAGCGCGACATCCGCTTCGTACGGCTGTGGTTCACCGATGTCCTCGGTTTCCTCAAGTCCGTGGCGGTGGCTCCCGCGGAGCTGGAGCAGGCCTTCGACGAAGGCATCGGCTTCGACGGCTCGGCCATCGAGGGGTTCGCCCGGGTGTACGAGTCCGACATGATCGCCAAGCCGGACCCCGGCACCTTCCAGATCCTGCCCTGGCGCGCCGAGGCCCCCGGCACCGCCCGGATGTTCTGCGACATCCTGATGCCGGACGGCTCCCCCTCCTACGCCGACCCGCGCTATGTCCTCAAGCGCATCCTGGCCAAGACCTCCGACCTCGGGTTCACCTTCTACACCCACCCGGAGATCGAGTTCTTCCTGCTCAAGGACAAGCCCGTGGACGGCCAGCGGCCGACCCCCGGTGACTCCTCGGGCTACTTCGACCACACCCCGCAGAACGTCGGCATGGACTTCCGCCGCCAGGCGATCACGATGCTGGAGTCGATGGGCATCTCGGTGGAGTTCAGCCACCACGAGGGCGCCCCCGGCCAGCAGGAGATCGACCTGCGCTACGCCGACGCCCTCTCGACCGCCGACAACATCATGACGTTCCGGCTGGTCATGAAGCAGGTGGCCCTGGAGCAGGGCGTCCAGGCGACGTTCATGCCCAAGCCGTTCTCCGAATACCCGGGCTCGGGCATGCACACCCACCTCTCCCTCTTCGAGGGCGACCGCAACGCCTTCCACGAGTCCGGCTCCGAGTACCAGCTCTCCAAGGTCGGGCGCTCGTTCATCGCCGGACTGCTGCGGCACGCCGGGGAGATCTCCGCCGTCACCAACCAGTGGGTCAACTCCTACAAGCGCATCTGGGGCGGCGCCAACCGCACCGCGGGCGCCGGCGGCGAGGCCCCCTCGTACATCTGCTGGGGCCACAACAACCGCTCCGCCCTGATCCGCGTCCCGATGTACAAGCCAGGCAAGATGGGCTCCACCCGGGTCGAGGTCCGCTCCATCGACTCCGGCGCCAACCCCTACCTCACCTACGCGGTGCTGCTCGCGGCCGGCCTCAAGGGCATCGAGGAGGGCTACGAGCTGCCGGCCGGCGCCGATGACGACGTCTGGGCGCTGTCCGACTCCGAGCGCCGGGCGATGGGCATCGAGCCGCTGCCGCAGAACCTCGGCGAGGCCATCGAGCTGATGGAGCGCAGCGAACTCGTCGCCGAGACCCTCGGCGAGCACGTCTTCGACTTCTTCCTCCGCAACAAGAAACAGGAGTGGGAGGAGTACCGCTCCGAGGTCACCGCCTTCGAGCTGCGCAAGATGCTGCCCGTGCTCTGA
- a CDS encoding phosphatase PAP2 family protein — protein MGEANTRTLDGLPTTPPPKGERADHPVPERRMARLRVPRTPRLWFEILLIAVSYWTYSLIRNAVPEQKAKALRNADWIWQAEHSLGIAVEHTVNHAVNSVTWLIVTMNYYYATLHFIVTIGVLVWLYRRHPGRYAAARLALFATTGIALLGFYFYPLAPPRLMPDGGFIDTVVHHGTWGSLASGNLASMSNQYAAMPSMHIGWSLWCGLTIALLARHRWAKTLGLLYPATTLLVIVSTANHFWLDAMGGVLCLAFGFGVACVWYGAAPHRLARAAALG, from the coding sequence ATGGGTGAAGCGAATACGAGGACGCTGGACGGCCTGCCGACCACCCCGCCACCCAAGGGGGAACGCGCGGACCACCCGGTGCCCGAGAGGCGGATGGCCCGTCTGCGCGTTCCTCGCACCCCCCGGCTCTGGTTCGAGATCCTGCTGATCGCGGTCAGTTACTGGACCTACTCGCTGATCCGCAACGCGGTGCCCGAGCAGAAGGCCAAGGCCCTGAGGAACGCCGACTGGATCTGGCAGGCGGAGCACTCCCTCGGCATCGCCGTCGAACACACCGTCAACCACGCCGTGAACTCCGTGACATGGCTGATCGTCACGATGAACTACTACTACGCGACACTGCACTTCATCGTGACGATCGGCGTGCTGGTCTGGCTCTACCGCCGGCACCCCGGCCGCTACGCCGCCGCCCGGCTGGCCCTCTTCGCCACCACCGGCATCGCCCTGCTCGGCTTCTACTTCTACCCGTTGGCGCCACCCCGGCTCATGCCGGACGGCGGCTTCATCGACACCGTCGTCCACCACGGGACCTGGGGCTCACTGGCGTCCGGCAACCTGGCCTCGATGTCCAACCAGTACGCCGCGATGCCGTCGATGCACATCGGCTGGTCCCTGTGGTGCGGCCTCACCATCGCGCTCCTCGCTCGGCACCGATGGGCCAAGACTCTCGGCCTGCTCTACCCCGCGACGACCCTCCTGGTCATCGTCTCCACCGCCAACCACTTCTGGCTGGACGCGATGGGGGGCGTCCTGTGCCTCGCCTTCGGCTTCGGGGTGGCGTGCGTGTGGTACGGGGCGGCACCGCACCGGCTTGCGCGAGCCGCTGCGCTTGGCTGA